DNA from Mycobacterium bourgelatii:
AGCAGATCCTCGAAAGCGAGCAGGCCGACTCCGGCGACAAAGACAGCGGTTCGGGCGAATAGGGCTCAAAATCAACGGGAAAGGTGAGAGGGGGTGACGCGACATGGCCCAGCGTGAATGGGTCGAAAAAGACTTCTACAAGGAGCTAGGCGTCTCTCCTGACGCTACTGAGGACCAGATCAAGAAGGCCTACCGCAAGCTGGCTTCGGAGTTCCATCCGGACAAGAATCCCGCGGGCGCAGAGCGTTTCAAGGCTGTGTCCGAGGCCTACAGCGTCTTGTCGGACGAGGCAAAGAAGAAGGAGTACGACGAAACGCGGCGGCTCTTCGCCGGCGGCGGTTTCGGTCGGCGGCGCTTTGACACCGGTGGTTTCGGCGGCTTCGGCGGCGGCGGCGACGGCGTTGAGTTCAACCTCAACGACCTGTTCGACGCCGCCAGCCGGGGCGGCGGCGCCAACATCGGCGACTTGTTCGGCGGCCTGTTCGGACGCGGCGCAAGTCCCCGGCCCAGCCGGCCGCGGCGCGGCAACGATCTGGAGACCGAGACCGAGCTCGATTTCGTCGAGGCCGCCAAGGGGGTGGCCATGCCGTTGCGGCTGACCAGTCCGGCACCGTGCACCAACTGCCACGGCAGCGGGGCGCGTCCGGGCACCAGCCCGAAGGTGTGTGCCACCTGCAACGGCGCCGGTGTGATCAACCGCAACCAGGGTGCGTTCGGCTTCTCCGAACCGTGCACCGACTGCCGGGGCAGTGGCTCGATCATCGAGCACCCCTGCGACGAGTGCAAAGGCACCGGAGTCACCACGCGTACCCGCACGATAAACGTGCGGATCCCGCCGGGCGTCGAGGACGGGCAGCGGATCCGGTTGGCCGGCCAGGGTGAGGCGGGCCTGCGCGGGGCGCCTTCGGGCGACCTGTACGTGACGGTTCACGTACGCCCGGACAAGGTG
Protein-coding regions in this window:
- the dnaJ gene encoding molecular chaperone DnaJ — its product is MAQREWVEKDFYKELGVSPDATEDQIKKAYRKLASEFHPDKNPAGAERFKAVSEAYSVLSDEAKKKEYDETRRLFAGGGFGRRRFDTGGFGGFGGGGDGVEFNLNDLFDAASRGGGANIGDLFGGLFGRGASPRPSRPRRGNDLETETELDFVEAAKGVAMPLRLTSPAPCTNCHGSGARPGTSPKVCATCNGAGVINRNQGAFGFSEPCTDCRGSGSIIEHPCDECKGTGVTTRTRTINVRIPPGVEDGQRIRLAGQGEAGLRGAPSGDLYVTVHVRPDKVFGRDGDDLTVTVPVSFHELALGSTLSVPTLDGTVGVRVPKGTADGRILRVRGRGVPKRGGGSGDLLVTVKVAVPPNLEGAAQEALETYAAAERASGFNPRAGWAGNR